In the genome of Synergistaceae bacterium, the window GAAGCGAATGCCCAGCCCGGCGATCAGCGCGGACAGAGGTCGTTTTTTCGAGGCCTCGATGGCCGCGATGAGGTTTTGCGCGGACTTTTCTCCCATGCGGTCCAGATTCGCAAGATCTTCCTCCGTCAGGCCGTAAATATCAGCCAGATCCCGAACCAGACCTTTTTCTGTCAGTTGTTCCGCCAGACGGTCCCCCAGCCCGCGAATGTCCATGCCTCCCCGTGAGGCGAAATAGCGAAGGCCCTCCTTCAGCTGCGCCGGACAGGAAGCCCGATTGGGACAGCGAACGGCCACCTCTCCAGGCAGACGCACGACAGGAGAGCCGCAGACGGGGCAGTTCTCCGGCATGACAAAGGGAACTTCGCTTCCCGTCCGCGCCTCCCGGTCCACATCGACAATTTCCGGAATGATCTCCCCCGCCTTGTGGACCTTCACCCGGTCTCCGACCCGAATGTCTCTGCGCCGCACCTCGTCCTCGTTGTGCAGTCCGGCTCGCTGGACGGTCGTGCCCCCCACCTGTACCGGCTCCAGGTTCGCCACAGGCGTCAGAGCCCCCGTGCGCCCCACGGAGATATCGATGCTCAGAACTCGCGTAAAAACCTCCTCCGGCGGATACTTGAACGCCACGGCCCATCGGGGAGCGTGAGACGTGGCCCCCGCGCGGTTCCAGAGCGCAATGTCATCCAGCTTGACGACCACGCCATCCGTGACGTAATTCAAATCGAAGCGCCCTTCCCGCCAAATTTCGATGAAGGTCTCCACGTCCTCCAGAACGGGACAAAAGGCCCAGGCCTTTTGAGTCGGCAGCCCCTGTTCTGCCAGCCAGCGCAGCGTTTCGCTCTGCCGCTTTATCCCTCTCTGCTCCGCGTCGACGAGATAGTACAAAAATACGGACAACCCCCGGGAAGCCGCCACTTCGGAGTTCAACTGGCGCAGACTCCCAGCGGCGGCGTTGCGGGGGTTGGCGAAAAGCGACTCGCCATTTTCCTCCCGAAGGCGATTCAGCTCGGCGAACTGTTCGCGGGTAATCAGAACCTCGCCTCGAACCTCCATCCGTCCGGGTACGTTTTTTTTCAGACGCAAAGGCAAATTTTTCACCGTCCGCAGGTTTTCCGTCACGTCTTCCCCAACCCGACCGTCTCCGCGGGTGGCCCCCCGGACGAAGACCCCGTCCTCATAAATCAGGGACACGGCGAGCCCGTCGATTTTCATCTCGCAGACAAAGGAGGGTTCCGCCGCGCCCTCCGCCCTGGTTTCGGCGCTGTTTCGATGAAGCGCGTCTTCCAGGCGCGTGACAAAACTCCTCAGTTCTCCCGCGTCAAAGATATTGTCCAGGGACAGCATGGGAACGGCGTGCTCCACCTTCTGAAATTTTTCCAGCACGGCCCCTCCGACCCGTTTCGTCGGGGAATCCGCCCGGGCCAGCTCCGGATGAGCGAGCTCCAGCTCCACAAGCTCCCGCAGCAGCAGATCGTATTCCTCGTCTGAAATGACGGGGGAATCCTCCTCGTAATAGAGCCGCGAATGACGCGCAAGCTCCTCATAGAGCTCTCCCATGCGGAGAATGTCCTTTTCCGGCGGCCTGTTCGTCCCCTTTATGCCATCCGTCAAATTTTCCGCATGATTTTCCGTATAAATGAAACTGTCCCCGCCTGAAGAACTCCCCTTCAGATTTTTGGCACTCAAAGTTTTCACCCGCTTCTTCTGAACTGAAAAGTTTTCATCCGACGTCATCCCGTTCTGAACAGTCAATATAGCACAGATACCGGACTAAACGAACAGGATATAATTCAAAAGAGAGCTTTGACCTCCAGAACTTTCAAGTTTGAATATATAAAAATCTCTTTCTTTTTGTAAAACAGAACCTAACATGTTATAATCGATTCGATTCAGGGAATACAGGCCTTCCTGAAGAGTCGCGACTTATTGTCCATGTTGCAGTTATAGTTTATCTCTCTGCAGTGAAAAAGCAGAAAAAAACTCTTCGCAAAGCTTCGGCAGAATGTTACTGGCGCTGCCAATAATTAAATATCAGTTGGAAGGAGAACGAGAAATGGATTTGGTGAAATATCTCGACGAGAATCGCGCATCAATTTTGCGGACTCTCGACGAACTGCATGACATGCCCGAGGCCAGCGAAAAGGAGTTCAACACATCCGCCTGCCTCGCGCAGCACCTGAAGGAATGCGGCTACACCGTCAAAACCGGCGTCGGAGGCACAACGGGAGTTATCGGTGTTCTGGACAGCGGGAAACCCGGTCCGGTGGTCGGCATTCGAGCCGACATGGACGCCCTGCTTTACGAGGTGGACGGAAAAACCGTCGCCTCCCATACCTGCGGACACGATGCAAACAGCACCGAAGTTCTGTGGGCCGCAAAAGCCATCTCCGCATGCGGCAAACCTCAAAAGGGTCGTTTCATGGCGATTTTTCAGCCTGCCGAGGAAGTGGCCAGCGGCGCTCTGGCTCTTCTGAAAAGCGGTGAGCTGGAGGGACTGGAGTATCTTTTCGGTACCCACCTGCGCGCAATTGAGGAACTTCCCATGGGAAAAATCACACCTTCTCTGCGACATTCCGCCTCCGGGTTCATGTTTGCGGAGATAACCGGCAAAGGCGCTCACGGCGCACGTCCTCATCTGGGGGTCAATGCCGCGGAGGCCGCCGCGGCGGCTCTATTCGCGATCAACAGCGTTCACGTGACCCCGCTCGTCCCCCACTCCGCGAAGGTGACCCGAATACGCTGCGGCAGCGATTCTCTCAACATCATCCCCGACAGGGCCGAAATCGCCGTGGATATGAGAGCTCAGACTAACCCGGTTATGGCTGATCTTCGCGCAAAAGTCGAGGCCGCCATCACGGGCGGAGCCGCCTCCGTCGGCGCGAAGGCCGTTTGCCACTGGAAAACCGGCTGCCCCGCCGCTCAGGACAGCGATGAAGTGGTCGAAATCGCGCGCCGCGCCATCGTATCCGTGTTGGGGGAAGAAGGGCTGGCGCCCTGCATGGAAACCCCGGGAGGCGAAGATTTCCATTATTACGCTCAGGGCATTCCCAACCTGAAAACCACCGTCATCGGTGTAGGGGCCGACCTGACTCCCGGCCTGCATCTCAGGGGCATGACCTTCAATCACGAAGCCGTCATCTGCGCCGCCAAGGTTCTGGCGCTGATGGTTCACAGTCTGGTTGCCTGACGCGAGACTCCTTCCCCGACCGAAAACAAAAGCCTGAACATCTCATATTCCGTCTCTCCTGATTTTCAGGGTCAATTTGGATTTTAAAATTAATTTGGGAGGAATTATCTGAAATGGCAGACAAAATAATTTCTGTATCCGAGCGAGTAAAAAAGTTTCCCCACGTTTTCGCCTTCCTGTTTTGCACGGTGCTGTTCGTCATCATTCTGACCTGGGTCGTTCCGGCCGGGCAGTTCGAGCGCACGGCCCGAGTCGTGGCGGGAATGAAGCAAAGCACCGTCGTTCCCGGGACCTACCACGAAGTTCCCTCCGCGCCCCAGGCGCCCTGGACAATTTTCACCGCGCTGGACAGGGGCTTTTCGCAGTCGGGAGGCATGATCTTCATGGTCTTCTTCTGCGGGGCGGCCGTCTATATCCTGGAAAAAACGGGAACGGTGCGGGTCTCCTTTCAGCGGCTGCTGAAAAAAGTTTCCGGAAGAGAGCAGCTGGCCATTTTCGCCGTGATGTTCTTCATGTCCATCGGAGGCGCGGTGGGCGCCTTCGCGAATACCTCGCTGGCCCTTCTGCCTTTGGGCATCCTGCTCTCCAGAGCCATGGGATTCGACAACGTGGTGGGGTTCGGCATGGTCTATCTGGGATCTTACGCCGGATTCAACGTGGGATGGGGAAACGTGTTCACCGTCGGAATCGCCCAGGACATCGCGGAGCTGGAAAAATTCTCCGGC includes:
- the ligA gene encoding NAD-dependent DNA ligase LigA: MGELYEELARHSRLYYEEDSPVISDEEYDLLLRELVELELAHPELARADSPTKRVGGAVLEKFQKVEHAVPMLSLDNIFDAGELRSFVTRLEDALHRNSAETRAEGAAEPSFVCEMKIDGLAVSLIYEDGVFVRGATRGDGRVGEDVTENLRTVKNLPLRLKKNVPGRMEVRGEVLITREQFAELNRLREENGESLFANPRNAAAGSLRQLNSEVAASRGLSVFLYYLVDAEQRGIKRQSETLRWLAEQGLPTQKAWAFCPVLEDVETFIEIWREGRFDLNYVTDGVVVKLDDIALWNRAGATSHAPRWAVAFKYPPEEVFTRVLSIDISVGRTGALTPVANLEPVQVGGTTVQRAGLHNEDEVRRRDIRVGDRVKVHKAGEIIPEIVDVDREARTGSEVPFVMPENCPVCGSPVVRLPGEVAVRCPNRASCPAQLKEGLRYFASRGGMDIRGLGDRLAEQLTEKGLVRDLADIYGLTEEDLANLDRMGEKSAQNLIAAIEASKKRPLSALIAGLGIRFVGDRVADILAEHFGSMESLQSVSEDDLAQVDGIGPVIASSVEAFFHDAANRALLERLRESGVSMGTGKTSSGPREGIFAGMTLVFTGELSSVSRAEAERRVKELGGKAAGSVSSKTSLVVAGANAGSKLKKAEELGIRIIDEAEFLKMLPQGENKAGENLGENLGL
- a CDS encoding amidohydrolase, producing the protein MDLVKYLDENRASILRTLDELHDMPEASEKEFNTSACLAQHLKECGYTVKTGVGGTTGVIGVLDSGKPGPVVGIRADMDALLYEVDGKTVASHTCGHDANSTEVLWAAKAISACGKPQKGRFMAIFQPAEEVASGALALLKSGELEGLEYLFGTHLRAIEELPMGKITPSLRHSASGFMFAEITGKGAHGARPHLGVNAAEAAAAALFAINSVHVTPLVPHSAKVTRIRCGSDSLNIIPDRAEIAVDMRAQTNPVMADLRAKVEAAITGGAASVGAKAVCHWKTGCPAAQDSDEVVEIARRAIVSVLGEEGLAPCMETPGGEDFHYYAQGIPNLKTTVIGVGADLTPGLHLRGMTFNHEAVICAAKVLALMVHSLVA